The Tubulanus polymorphus chromosome 4, tnTubPoly1.2, whole genome shotgun sequence genomic interval aaatggtactttatttttgtaatcatattttttgaatcttaaaattttatccttttcatttggtaaaactaatttacaataatcatgattttcacataattgtttatgatttaataatgcactttcagttctgaatttatgtaaacattttctacatagatatattttattatcaaaatcattttctgatttaaaaaataaatcaattcttttaatccacatataatgattctcataatatagtatatctataacatcatttgaatcataatattttgataggtataaatgttctaatgtataatgtttaatattatttccttttgtatttggtaatttgattaaatcaaatacatttatctttatattattatctctttctatctttgggatgtctttaattataacaggatacttatctatcttataattattttcaaatggtttataatgagttaatctaaaactatgtgtaatatcttctgttggatgtaaacaacttattatagcccatagaaaacatttatcatcttcattttgtacgtttataacagcattagttttaaatggtagtttgatataactcgatgcttcaatatctggttctttataatatgatacattattttcatctattggttttgatttagttaacttattatattttgtgttataaacatgtaaagttataaatattatctcatcaaatattaaaccagatccttcaaaatatttctcttctattttagtttttacttcattataacatttatctaatttatcatctatatgttgtttagatataatatgttgtgaatgagaatttatattatatattggtttatcttcagattttataaactttactttaactgatatactaattttaggatattcaacatctgtaattatttttattatttctttcatattttctaaatgttttttattttcttctattgttttacttttatgaaatttaaactcgatagctgctggaccattatcacttttaaatgcttcggttatttctatatcttttttattatctaatgaattaatataatttcttacatcttccatgtatggtcttttattgtttgatttattttttattcttttaattgtcttctgtttcttatcgttatcattatcaaaataatcttcacctaaaatatcattattcttatttctaatatgacttatagattttaaatgttctttataatatcttttatcactgaatgattgattacatgtatcacatttgtatgtttctttttcatcctttaattcttctaatttattttctaatatatcatcttcatattctagtttcaatttattctctaaatgtgttttagttttattgtgtcttgctttttgggatttatctatatcgatattacatgttggacagtagtacttatttgcttccattttaatactatattttttattaacattgaaCATAACACTTACCTCTCAACGCGTCCCGCCACGTATGAGTCCTACCGCGTGTGAGTCCCGCCTATTTATACTACTCAACAGTGGGGAAAACCAAGCTGCGTgttgagacttgtaaattatgaggcTTGTGATTGGCCAGTGTAATAGGGAATACTCAACGTgttgagacttgtaaattatgaggcTTGTGATTAgatagagtaataggggtttagttgttctatatcaaaggttgagaggttgaggttgataaattttccaaatgttaaaataataataatttctacttgaattaggagtgtacgcgactaattcaagtagaaattattgttattttaacatttggaaaatttctcgggctcgacctttcgacctttggtatagaacaactaaacccctattactgatatagaggttgaagcccgcggccgaataaagtaatatattcttttattttgatacctcgtcgacataacagcttttctccgctatatctcttcggcgtgtttagtttaggcctacgattccccggtacactaaagatttatcttagtaaatacacggttaattcggtaaagaaaaataggtattgttaaacttactccttgaaacccgcagccaaatcactggtagtaataaattaatgtgtactcgatttgattctcatgatgaggagaaactcgcagctgatccccggaacgacgatgtagtaacacacgtcgattcgtcgatgtttacggctcgacagtgcatttaaaatctaaagtagtaaatttccagtgtatcggtaatatgatttgatgaggaaaatgggctattgttaaaatcaccgtttgaagaccgcgactgaatttgaagtctgcggcaataaattagttcatttatacttgaattgataatcgaagtgacagtcgaactgcgggttgatttcgggatgacgactcgaaaaacatgtcgccccattgaatggggctaaattttcgatgtttacggcccgacagcgcttttgtaacgatgattcgtgaaaaaacacgcgggctatttgtagatctcagtgagctgaacgatattatatggattgtatatgaaacagtggtaaggtaacaaagcctatgttcttttggtaaaaatagtgtggaagaaaataataattataataatcacgcggatatcaatagggttttctgtgaaataacagaaaaccctaataataatcacgcggatatcaatagggttttctgtgaaataacagaaaaccctaaatatatgataatcataaaagtagtaatgaaataaatgttgaaataattataactaagttaactaaatattttgaagaaggtgatttcttttattaatgaatgagtgataataagtggataataactggtttatataatggagcattactatcagttagAACTGTTGGATatacaatggtattaaaattgtattcaaaatgggaagtattaatgttgatagatttgatataaatgatatttcaaaattaacgttagcagttactttatctaatttaacaattggttatttggaaaaacatgtACTTATTTCTCTTTACACGGAGCAAATAGAAGCAGCATGGCAATATATTAGTGCAGGAACTTTAATTagctttcatatgatatatTATATGTGGGGTTGGTCACACATTTTGTCAGTTTTAGCCATCCACAATGGATTTTTGAGTGGATGTACATCACAGATCTCACTTTGCTACTTGTCAGCAATGTTACTATAGTCTACTGTCCTATTTTAGAGCTAGGCCTTGCTGGCATGCCTCAAATGTACCCTTGCTTTTTATGAGGAATGTCTACATTTTGTTACCCTTACCCTCCTGCTGCTCTGTCTCTCGTCGACGCCGTCGTTAGTGTCTGATGGGTGTTTACTTCTGTCGACTGGCGATCATGACATTTAGATTTGATTAATCCCTAAAAAATCACTGGATAAAACCAAATGAGCCTAGGCCTATAAcaatcaaattgaaaactgaatattattatatgattaaatttaattttccTGTTTGTTTCTTCATTTGAGGATTCTTTGTTATGCGGGGGACACACTGGGCAATTTCGTCGGCGGGTaaaatcgcccagtgtgtccgggtCGGCGATTGATGATAGCCCTCGGCATTCCAAGAACAAGACTCAAATATTCTCCATTATAACGTATGTattaattcaaaaagttatgcttataattcattgatacatattcattcattttatgaTTAAATGTATTTGTCGTgttattttcttcttttcagGATTCTTTGTTAAGCGGgggacacactgggcgatttcgtcggcgggtaaaatcgcccagtgtgtccgggtCGGCGATTGATGATAGCCCTCGGCATTCCAAGAACAAGACTCAAATATTCTCCATTATTACGTATGTATTAATTTAAAAATGTATACTTATAATTCATTGATacacattcattcattgacaTTGAATACATTGACATTGAATACATTATagagaaaacaacaaaattccATTAGCCAAAATATCCATGGCATAgatcaatgaaataattaatttattcaatcatcTCTTTATCAGTAGTGATGTATAGTTTCTACATTTCATCTATGCTATTGGAAACTTAGATAAAcaaattaacattaaaaactGTTACACAATATACcatattcaaatgatgaaatctCGTCCACATACTTTTTACTAACGTTGATTAATTGTCATTGTAGGTTTAAGCAGGCTTGTTGCATTGTTGACACAAGCGCTTTCGCTCGGAGGTTTCAgaagaataatgataaaacCCACCACAAGGACATTTGcgtttcattaatttttcatcaacGTCACTGAATTTTGTCGAGTACAACGCCTGATTCAggaatagtaattttgatcggCGGACGTTGTCGCGTATCGTGCAATATATTCGGTTGTCGCGATTAACACTGGCATGCTTGCATTCCAAGGACTGTTCGGAGAATAATCCTAATGAACCCCACATTTCATGAATGCCGGAGTGTGGTGCAGTAACGTATGAAGCTTGGGGGTTATATTTACATTAGGAAAGTTCTCAGCAAAGAATTTACCGAACTTCGAAACCTTTTTACAATAATCTTCTACTTCAGTCGCAGATAGAAAGCGTGATGCAGAATAAAGTGATGCTATCTTGCTGAATTTCTGGAACAATTTAGTGAACTTATTACATTCGTCCGGGTCATGATCTTTTAAAACACTACACAATAAAGCTGGATTGTTGACGTCGGCATTCATTCGCAGAATTTTGTAAACATGGTTGCCTACAAAACTCTGGGAATGGTATGCCTGACGGTCAACCCCGATCTTCTTTAAAATTTCGTTTAAGCCATGTTGAACCGGCCCAAAGGATGCATTAACAGCCTTAAAGGTTTCGGATAGTTCACTCTGTTTGATGCTTATATTTGACTTTAACACAGCCTTCTTAGATTTTAAACCTTCTACTTCGGAGGTGAAGTGTTTTACTATCTTGTTAGCAGACAGTGTGTTGCCAGTTTTGCATTCCAGACAGATAAAGTTTTCTGCCTGAAATCCAAAACTTGCAACACACTGACTGTGATATAATGCTTCACAACTTTCACACTCCTTGAAATCGTTCGGGGGAGATCCTGGCACATTTCTTATGACACATATTTTAGCCTGGCATGATATAACAGCTCTACCTTTTTTTTGAGCCTGTTTTAGTAAGTCTAATATTTGGATTTTATTGTCGATTTTAATCTGTGTGTCACTTAGTTCCGCCTCCAGTGCACAGACCGCTGCAGACTGGCTCTTccatttttcatataattcattgTTTCGATCTTTTAAGCCTTCATTATCACATTTTCGACACTTGTTTTCCAGcagattgaaaaataatagTACTAAACCGAGTGAAATGTGCAATGAAGGTGGAACTAAGTGATCCAGATTCTCTATATCGCACATCATTTTTCGACTGATGCTTTTAGTTGCAGGTCCAGGATTCTGGTTCCCCTGGGATTCAGGTTCTGGATCTCAGAAATCTGTCTGAAAATTTGACCGAAGACTTTAGTCAGATTTTCCTCATTGTCCACTGCCTCAAAGTAGGATAACATGTCAGTGTGATCCACACTATCAGCTACAGTGCTATTGATTATTGAGCATACAAGTTTAGTGGACCCACCACCTTTGTCGGCTCCAACTTTTATCCAAATTTCCCCATGAAAATTTGGATTTTGTTTATTCAGGTCTAATTTCTTGCTATCTATCAATGTCTTAATTTTggattcaataaacattttgatattctTAATTGATACATAGGCCACTGGCTTTCTTTCTAGAGTTCTCTGATTTACAATTAATTCTAACTGCCCAGTTTCTATATTGTCACTTATATTACTACTGCGAGAAATTATTTCGGCTCTGATcttatttgatgatggaaaaataTTGATGTTCATATCTCGTAGCTTCTTTTCTAATAACAAAAACTTACTAAGCGTAAGCCTTAAATCCAGCTTAAGGTCAACAGCTTCTTGAGGATTGAGCTTTTTTGGCATAGCAAGGATCTTTGATTTACTGATTACCAATTTGCGCAAGTTTTTGCGCATCCTTGTCTAAAAGAAATGCTATTGTTGTGGCTGTTTCCTCATCACAGGTAGactttgatgaaattgatgaaataaaagattttatttttgctgCTCGTTTCTCAAGAGTCTGTCGACTAGAATTTGATGAACTGGTATTTGGTTCTTCGACCTTGTAAAACTTGGCAGTACGATTTGTTGCTGCAACACGACCAGTTATATAATCTtctgatgaattaacaattaTTATAGTCAGTACATATGTTCTTTATGCGATAATTTTCAGCCAATAaattttcatgtttcaatTCAAGTTCTTCAATTCT includes:
- the LOC141904351 gene encoding uncharacterized protein LOC141904351, with amino-acid sequence MMCDIENLDHLVPPSLHISLGLVLLFFNLLENKCRKCDNEGLKDRNNELYEKWKSQSAAVCALEAELSDTQIKIDNKIQILDLLKQAQKKGRAVISCQAKICVIRNVPGSPPNDFKECESCEALYHSQCVASFGFQAENFICLECKTGNTLSANKIVKHFTSEVEGLKSKKAVLKSNISIKQSELSETFKAVNASFGPVQHGLNEILKKIGVDRQAYHSQSFVGNHVYKILRMNADVNNPALLCSVLKDHDPDECNKFTKLFQKFSKIASLYSASRFLSATEVEDYCKKVSKFGKFFAENFPNVNITPKLHTLLHHTPAFMKCGVH